One genomic window of Bradyrhizobium sp. B124 includes the following:
- a CDS encoding Crp/Fnr family transcriptional regulator: protein MIAADYLKRIAAWSRELSEQEIEIARAGISEKSYRANEFIFMRGDNFQYWTGIVTGLARMGIVSRGGKAASFAGLTAGAWFGEGTVLKNELRRYDVVALRDTRLAMMDRRTFVWLFENSVGFNRFLVGQLNERLGQFIALLEYGRTLDATARLARSIASLFNPILYPELTLHLEITQEEIGALSGISRQNANQCLKRLEREGLLRLEYGGVTIIELDRLRHYGE, encoded by the coding sequence ATGATTGCTGCTGATTACCTGAAGCGCATCGCGGCCTGGTCGCGCGAACTGAGCGAGCAAGAGATCGAAATCGCGCGCGCCGGCATTTCCGAGAAGTCTTACCGCGCCAACGAATTCATCTTCATGCGCGGCGACAATTTCCAGTACTGGACCGGCATTGTCACCGGGCTGGCGCGGATGGGCATCGTCTCGCGCGGCGGCAAGGCCGCGAGCTTCGCGGGCCTCACCGCGGGCGCCTGGTTCGGCGAGGGCACCGTGCTCAAGAACGAGCTGCGGCGTTACGACGTGGTCGCGCTACGCGACACGCGCCTCGCGATGATGGACCGCCGGACCTTCGTCTGGCTATTCGAGAACAGCGTCGGCTTCAACCGCTTCCTGGTGGGACAGCTCAACGAGCGGCTCGGTCAGTTCATCGCGCTGCTCGAATATGGCCGCACGCTGGACGCCACCGCGCGGCTGGCGCGCTCGATCGCCTCGCTGTTCAATCCGATTCTCTACCCCGAGCTCACCTTGCACCTGGAGATCACCCAGGAGGAGATCGGGGCGCTGTCGGGTATCTCCCGGCAGAACGCCAACCAGTGCCTGAAACGGCTCGAGCGCGAGGGCCTGCTGCGGCTCGAATATGGTGGGGTGACGATCATCGAGCTCGACCGGCTGCGCCACTACGGGGAGTGA
- a CDS encoding ABC transporter ATP-binding protein: MANSLEVRGVSLRFGGVRALTEVSFGVNEGELFSIIGPNGAGKTSIVNCISGRYRPTEGQLFYRGQDITGLTPNARPRLGIGRTFQNLALFHHMSVLDNIMVGRHHLLKNNFITGSLYWLTGARREELEHRRKVEEIIDFLDLQSVRKATAGTLPYGLRKRVELARAMALEPQLILLDEPMAGMNFEEKEDMARYIVDLNEEFGMTVMMIEHDMGVVMDISHRVMVLDFGRKIAEGDPAAVLADPHVKRAYLGEEDEVLVDPDDKPAVRESAA; the protein is encoded by the coding sequence GTGGCCAACAGTCTCGAGGTGCGCGGAGTCTCATTGCGCTTTGGCGGCGTCCGCGCGCTGACCGAGGTCAGCTTCGGCGTCAACGAGGGCGAGCTGTTCTCCATCATCGGCCCGAACGGCGCCGGCAAGACCTCGATCGTCAACTGCATCTCCGGCCGCTACCGGCCGACCGAGGGCCAGTTGTTCTATCGCGGCCAGGACATTACCGGCCTCACCCCGAACGCTCGGCCTCGTCTCGGCATCGGCCGGACCTTCCAGAATCTCGCGCTGTTCCACCATATGAGCGTGCTCGACAACATCATGGTCGGCCGCCATCACCTCTTGAAGAACAACTTCATCACGGGATCGCTGTACTGGCTGACCGGCGCGCGCCGCGAGGAGCTGGAGCACCGCCGCAAGGTCGAGGAGATCATCGACTTCCTCGATCTGCAGTCGGTGCGCAAGGCGACCGCCGGCACCCTGCCCTACGGCTTGCGCAAGCGCGTCGAGCTCGCCCGCGCGATGGCGCTTGAACCGCAACTGATCCTGCTCGACGAACCGATGGCCGGCATGAACTTCGAAGAGAAAGAAGACATGGCGCGCTACATCGTCGATCTCAACGAAGAGTTCGGCATGACGGTGATGATGATCGAGCACGACATGGGTGTCGTGATGGACATCTCCCACCGCGTCATGGTACTGGATTTCGGCCGCAAGATCGCCGAGGGCGATCCGGCCGCCGTGCTCGCCGACCCCCACGTCAAGCGCGCCTATCTCGGCGAAGAGGACGAGGTGCTGGTCGATCCCGACGACAAGCCGGCGGTGCGGGAGAGCGCGGCATGA
- a CDS encoding long-chain fatty acid--CoA ligase — MMDYAGRAVQADTFPKMLRLNAREYGGEIALREKDLGLWREFTWNDYQTRTHDFALGMVELGLGRGDVIGIIGDNRPDWVAAEIASHAIGAMSLGLYRDVLDEEASYLLTYGEAKLVFAEDEEQVDKLLGLADRVPNLKHIVYSDPRGMRKYDDPRLMEAGKLVALGRDRAAREPTLYDRLVDATRGEDVAILCTTSGTTANPKLAMLSAGRVLRHCATYLAFDPKGPDDEYVSVLPLPWIMEQIYALGKALLSRMKVNFVEEPDTMMNDFREIAPTFVLFAPRVWESIAADVRAGVMDASPFKQRLYDLGMKTGLAALAEGKRSVFADQVLFRALRDRLGFTRLRSAATGGAALGPDTFKFFQAMGVPLRTLYGQTELLGAYTLHPEGKVDPDTTGVPMADNIEIRIDNADINGVGEIVVRHPNMFHGYYKNPEASVADIKDGWMHSGDAGYYNDDRQLVVIDRIKDLAETSRGERFSPQFIENKLKFSPYVAEAVVLGAGRDALAAMICIRYSIISKWAEKNRISFTTYTDLSSRPEVYALLKKEVETVNATLPPAQRISRFLLLYKELDADDGELTRTRKVRRGVINEKYADIIEAIYRGKANIPVDTVIRFQDGTTQRVRTTLEVVDLGRAAIAEAAE; from the coding sequence ATGATGGACTATGCCGGTCGCGCCGTGCAGGCCGACACCTTTCCCAAGATGCTGCGTCTCAACGCCAGGGAGTACGGAGGCGAGATCGCGCTCCGCGAGAAGGATCTCGGGCTGTGGCGCGAATTCACCTGGAACGACTACCAGACCCGCACTCATGATTTCGCGCTCGGCATGGTCGAGCTCGGCCTTGGACGCGGCGACGTGATCGGCATCATCGGCGACAACCGGCCGGACTGGGTCGCGGCCGAGATCGCCAGCCACGCGATCGGCGCGATGAGCCTCGGCCTCTACCGCGACGTGCTGGATGAGGAAGCTTCCTACCTCCTGACCTATGGCGAGGCCAAGCTCGTGTTCGCCGAGGACGAGGAGCAGGTCGACAAGCTGCTCGGCCTTGCCGATCGCGTGCCAAATCTCAAGCACATCGTCTATTCCGACCCGCGCGGCATGCGGAAATACGACGATCCGCGGCTGATGGAGGCCGGCAAGCTCGTCGCACTGGGCCGCGATCGCGCCGCGCGCGAGCCCACCCTGTATGACCGGCTGGTCGATGCCACACGTGGCGAGGACGTCGCGATCCTCTGCACCACCTCGGGCACGACAGCCAATCCGAAGCTTGCGATGCTCTCGGCCGGGCGCGTGCTGCGGCACTGCGCGACCTATCTCGCATTCGATCCGAAGGGGCCGGACGACGAATATGTCTCGGTGCTGCCGCTGCCCTGGATCATGGAGCAGATCTACGCGCTGGGCAAAGCGCTGCTCTCCCGGATGAAGGTCAACTTCGTCGAAGAGCCCGACACGATGATGAACGACTTCCGGGAGATCGCGCCGACCTTCGTGCTGTTCGCGCCGCGGGTCTGGGAATCGATCGCGGCCGACGTCCGCGCCGGCGTGATGGATGCCTCGCCGTTCAAGCAGCGGCTCTACGACCTCGGCATGAAGACCGGGCTTGCGGCGCTCGCCGAAGGCAAGCGCTCTGTCTTCGCCGACCAGGTCCTGTTCCGTGCACTGCGCGACCGGCTCGGCTTCACGCGGCTGCGTTCGGCTGCAACTGGCGGCGCGGCGCTCGGGCCGGATACCTTCAAGTTCTTCCAGGCGATGGGCGTGCCGCTGCGCACGCTGTACGGCCAGACCGAGCTGCTCGGCGCCTACACGCTGCATCCCGAAGGCAAGGTCGATCCCGATACCACCGGCGTGCCGATGGCCGACAACATCGAGATCCGCATCGACAATGCCGACATCAACGGCGTCGGCGAGATCGTGGTGCGGCACCCCAACATGTTCCACGGCTACTACAAGAACCCCGAAGCATCGGTCGCCGACATCAAGGACGGCTGGATGCACTCGGGCGATGCCGGCTACTACAACGACGACCGGCAGCTTGTCGTGATCGACCGCATCAAGGATCTCGCCGAGACCTCGCGCGGCGAGCGGTTCTCGCCGCAATTTATCGAGAACAAGCTGAAGTTCTCGCCCTATGTCGCCGAGGCCGTCGTGCTCGGCGCCGGCCGCGACGCGCTCGCCGCAATGATCTGCATCCGCTACTCGATCATCTCGAAATGGGCGGAGAAGAACCGGATCTCGTTCACGACCTATACCGACCTGTCCTCACGGCCCGAGGTTTACGCGCTGTTGAAGAAAGAGGTCGAGACGGTCAACGCCACCTTGCCGCCCGCGCAACGCATCTCACGCTTCCTGCTGCTCTACAAGGAGCTCGATGCCGACGACGGCGAGCTGACGCGAACCCGAAAGGTCCGCCGCGGCGTGATCAACGAGAAATACGCCGACATCATCGAGGCGATCTACCGCGGCAAGGCCAACATCCCCGTCGACACCGTGATCCGCTTCCAGGACGGCACCACGCAGCGCGTCCGCACCACGCTCGAGGTCGTCGATCTCGGCCGCGCCGCGATCGCGGAGGCTGCGGAATGA